The Shewanella sp. MTB7 genome includes a window with the following:
- a CDS encoding DUF2076 domain-containing protein, protein MTPQEKELIQSVADKLKASPNNPKDSEADNLISQEIASQEDIVYKLTQAVLVQEMALKDMKSKNDFLTSQVEHFRKESERGTLSRMIGGTTPAPVQPQPVRQPSAFGGFMQTAASVAAGMVAGHLISNALFGDDEPTAEATPEPDATDTQTAATEPDAGTSADDGADSSFLGDNSGFASEYNDPSSDFGADTLANNGFGEEESFGDDEEF, encoded by the coding sequence ATGACTCCACAAGAGAAAGAACTGATTCAAAGCGTCGCTGATAAATTAAAGGCGAGCCCAAATAATCCAAAAGACTCTGAAGCTGATAACCTCATTAGCCAAGAGATCGCATCTCAAGAAGATATCGTCTACAAACTGACTCAAGCTGTATTAGTGCAAGAGATGGCACTTAAAGACATGAAGTCAAAAAATGACTTTTTAACCTCACAGGTTGAGCACTTCAGAAAAGAATCTGAGCGTGGCACTTTGAGCCGTATGATAGGCGGCACCACTCCTGCGCCAGTTCAGCCGCAACCTGTTCGCCAACCAAGTGCCTTTGGTGGCTTTATGCAAACCGCCGCAAGTGTTGCAGCGGGTATGGTTGCAGGTCATCTTATTAGTAACGCACTGTTTGGTGATGATGAACCAACTGCAGAGGCGACACCTGAACCTGACGCAACAGATACTCAAACTGCAGCCACTGAACCTGACGCAGGAACCTCAGCAGATGACGGTGCAGATTCAAGTTTCTTAGGTGATAACTCAGGTTTTGCCTCTGAATATAACGATCCAAGCTCAGACTTCGGAGCTGACACATTAGCGAATAATGGCTTCGGTGAAGAAGAAAGCTTTGGCGACGACGAAGAGTTCTAA
- a CDS encoding copper resistance D family protein: protein MIDLIGQTNPFDLVAIITKWIIYGGVASVIGGLFMMMLITGLESKRLTHKQEQGLLTQYRELTRYMCKGAIIGGGAVVVNFYLQVGSFAEDGWAGLFDPTMSELLWLSDLGSSVAWRITGFSLVLLAALIPNKLNRTNRFFLFSLLLIATVCLAYSFTLIGHSTELGKFAKWLVALHVVAIGVWIGSLLPLWSMCGCLASEQLKQYMESFGRLAMFIVAIVALTGGILLTQLLQTPMEIITSNYGLGILIKLSIIALILMIAALNKFNLVPGLSASDNDPRPSLLLKRSIGVEILIACLILSITAFVSSVLGPKIFS, encoded by the coding sequence ATGATTGATCTTATTGGACAAACCAACCCGTTCGATTTAGTCGCAATTATCACCAAATGGATAATCTATGGGGGGGTAGCGAGTGTGATCGGTGGCCTATTTATGATGATGCTGATCACCGGGCTAGAGAGCAAACGTCTTACCCATAAGCAAGAACAGGGATTGTTAACTCAGTACCGTGAACTCACCCGTTATATGTGTAAAGGGGCAATCATCGGGGGAGGGGCCGTGGTGGTGAATTTCTATCTTCAAGTGGGCTCATTTGCTGAAGATGGCTGGGCGGGATTGTTTGATCCCACCATGAGCGAACTTTTGTGGCTGAGTGATCTTGGCAGCTCAGTTGCTTGGCGTATTACCGGGTTTAGCTTAGTGTTACTGGCGGCACTGATCCCGAATAAGCTCAATCGAACTAATCGTTTTTTCCTCTTTAGCTTACTGTTAATTGCTACGGTTTGTTTAGCCTATTCTTTTACCCTAATAGGACACAGTACTGAGCTAGGTAAGTTTGCTAAGTGGTTAGTGGCACTTCATGTCGTCGCTATCGGTGTCTGGATAGGTTCATTGTTACCCTTGTGGTCTATGTGTGGCTGTTTAGCGTCTGAACAGCTGAAACAATATATGGAATCATTCGGTCGACTCGCCATGTTTATTGTTGCCATTGTTGCATTGACGGGTGGCATATTACTGACTCAACTCTTGCAAACTCCGATGGAGATCATTACTAGCAACTACGGTCTCGGAATATTAATCAAGCTGTCTATCATTGCCCTAATCTTAATGATCGCGGCACTGAATAAGTTCAACTTAGTGCCCGGACTGAGTGCGAGTGATAATGATCCAAGACCAAGCTTATTACTGAAGAGATCTATCGGAGTTGAGATCCTTATCGCCTGCTTAATTTTATCCATCACAGCGTTCGTTTCAAGTGTTTTAGGACCTAAAATTTTTTCCTGA
- a CDS encoding copper resistance CopC family protein yields the protein MKIIKILLVLVTFIFSSVAIAHTGLTASSPANKGVLQGSPKVLELSFNSSVRLVKLTLHDVKGKKINIGFKPRSVSSTQFAIALPELMSSNYSVNWMIMGEDVHKMKGTFSFMVRPTVPDTDDLKQNGLAND from the coding sequence ATGAAAATAATCAAAATATTACTCGTTCTCGTTACATTCATCTTCAGCTCTGTCGCGATCGCCCATACCGGACTAACAGCATCGAGTCCGGCAAACAAAGGGGTGTTACAAGGTTCGCCAAAAGTTCTAGAACTTTCATTTAACAGTTCGGTCCGACTCGTCAAACTGACTCTGCATGATGTCAAGGGTAAGAAGATCAATATCGGCTTCAAACCTCGTTCTGTGAGTTCAACGCAATTTGCTATAGCGCTGCCTGAGTTGATGTCCTCAAACTATTCGGTTAACTGGATGATAATGGGAGAGGATGTCCATAAAATGAAAGGCACCTTTAGCTTTATGGTGCGTCCCACTGTCCCAGATACCGATGACTTGAAACAGAACGGTCTCGCCAATGATTGA
- a CDS encoding copper resistance protein B: MKIILLKHYLTTAFVLFMLVNFSSIDQVLAAEVDDPLLTKVMLDEVESDLSNTASWSAQAWLGYDLHKLWIKTEGEYSDSETQDAEIQALYSRAIAAYWDLQLGIRRDIESSPSRNWAVLGVQGLAPYFFEIDTALFISEAGRTAFRFSSEYELLITQKLILTPEVEINFYGQNDPQIGVGAGLSDLGAGLRLRYELVREFAPYIGISWNKRFGKTADYARDKGEDESETQFVIGFRSWF; this comes from the coding sequence ATGAAAATTATACTGTTAAAGCATTACCTCACAACCGCTTTTGTTCTCTTTATGCTGGTCAATTTCAGCAGCATAGATCAAGTCTTAGCTGCCGAGGTCGACGATCCTCTTTTAACTAAGGTGATGTTAGATGAGGTTGAAAGCGATCTCAGTAACACCGCGAGTTGGAGTGCTCAAGCTTGGCTTGGCTATGATCTGCATAAACTCTGGATTAAGACTGAGGGGGAATATTCAGATAGCGAAACCCAAGATGCCGAGATACAGGCGCTCTATAGTCGTGCTATCGCGGCCTACTGGGATCTACAGCTGGGAATTAGGCGGGATATCGAATCCTCTCCCTCCCGAAATTGGGCTGTACTCGGTGTTCAGGGATTAGCGCCCTATTTTTTTGAAATCGATACGGCCTTATTTATTAGCGAAGCGGGTCGCACAGCCTTTCGTTTCAGCAGTGAATATGAACTGCTTATCACCCAAAAACTGATCTTAACCCCAGAGGTTGAAATAAATTTCTATGGTCAAAATGATCCGCAGATCGGCGTTGGGGCTGGGTTGTCAGATTTAGGTGCAGGGTTGAGATTACGTTACGAGCTAGTCAGGGAATTTGCCCCCTATATAGGCATAAGTTGGAACAAGAGGTTTGGTAAGACCGCAGATTATGCAAGAGATAAGGGAGAGGATGAGAGTGAAACTCAGTTCGTCATAGGCTTCAGATCATGGTTCTAA
- a CDS encoding copper resistance system multicopper oxidase, translating to MQTSTQLTAAQSPEQIEANNSRRRFVMGAAAAMVLSNLPFSRSVLANSISKGLTILSGKVFDLSIDYQTVNFTGNTARATVINQSIPGPVLRWKEGETVILRVTNNLDHDSSIHWHGIILPPNMDGVPEISYAGIKPGETFEYQFNVEQSGTYWYHSHSGYQEQTGMYGAIVIDPIDVDPVLYDREYVVMLSDWSDEDPSTIYAKLKKQSDYYNFRERTLMDLFDEIGTNGLTNTWSARSMWNKGRMSDRDISDVTGYTYTYLFNGNTPEQGWQGLFRKGERVRLRFINGAAMTIFDVRIPGLKMMVVASDGQNIQPISVDEFRIGVAETYDVIVEPQVDNAYCIFAQSNDRTGFTYGSLTSDMALEPTLPDMDPAPVLGHSDMGMAMAEMDNGTMQMDSNKSKLTDHSAMGHDAPDISTPKMSSDMSDGMSSGSTALGLAGLGSTSEILHQSSEFGPHVDMRAQSPKNGLRDPGIGLREHMSLYQRKVLTYADIKGLTPTQDKREPTREIQLHLTGNMSRYMWSINGIKFADAAPLELKFGERVRIVLVNDTMMTHPMHLHGMWSELETGDPDFIPRKHTVIVQPGSTISYLVTADAMGGWAYHCHLLFHMAGMFRKIIVT from the coding sequence ATGCAGACATCAACTCAATTAACTGCGGCACAATCTCCAGAGCAAATTGAGGCAAATAATTCGCGTCGTCGCTTCGTCATGGGAGCCGCGGCGGCCATGGTATTAAGCAACTTACCTTTTAGCCGAAGTGTATTAGCCAATTCTATAAGCAAAGGACTAACGATATTGAGTGGCAAGGTATTTGATCTAAGTATCGATTATCAAACAGTCAATTTTACCGGAAATACAGCTAGGGCAACGGTCATTAACCAAAGTATCCCAGGACCGGTACTGCGCTGGAAAGAGGGAGAAACTGTGATACTCAGGGTTACTAATAATTTAGACCATGATAGTTCAATTCATTGGCACGGCATCATTTTGCCACCGAATATGGACGGTGTTCCAGAGATTAGTTATGCCGGGATTAAACCCGGAGAAACATTCGAATATCAATTTAACGTGGAGCAAAGTGGCACCTATTGGTATCACAGTCATTCAGGTTATCAAGAGCAAACCGGAATGTATGGTGCGATAGTCATCGATCCGATCGATGTAGATCCCGTGCTCTATGACAGGGAATATGTGGTGATGCTGTCAGATTGGTCCGATGAAGATCCCTCGACCATCTATGCCAAACTCAAAAAACAATCCGATTACTACAATTTTCGCGAACGAACCCTGATGGATCTCTTTGATGAGATAGGGACAAATGGCTTAACCAATACCTGGAGTGCGCGTTCGATGTGGAATAAGGGGCGCATGAGTGACAGGGATATTTCCGATGTAACTGGCTATACCTATACCTACCTATTCAATGGTAATACACCGGAACAGGGGTGGCAGGGGTTATTCCGTAAGGGCGAACGCGTTAGGCTCAGATTCATAAACGGTGCCGCGATGACCATCTTCGATGTACGGATCCCAGGATTAAAGATGATGGTTGTAGCCAGCGACGGTCAGAATATCCAACCTATCAGTGTCGATGAATTTCGCATAGGCGTAGCGGAAACCTACGATGTGATCGTCGAACCACAAGTCGACAATGCTTACTGTATTTTTGCCCAAAGTAATGACCGAACGGGCTTTACCTATGGCAGCCTGACCTCGGATATGGCACTGGAGCCGACACTACCAGATATGGATCCTGCGCCAGTGTTAGGCCACTCAGATATGGGGATGGCCATGGCGGAGATGGATAATGGCACAATGCAGATGGATTCGAACAAGTCTAAATTAACAGATCACAGTGCCATGGGGCATGATGCTCCCGATATTAGTACTCCAAAGATGAGCAGTGACATGAGCGATGGAATGAGCTCAGGCAGCACAGCTTTAGGTTTAGCGGGACTCGGCAGCACCAGTGAGATCTTGCATCAGTCCAGTGAATTTGGGCCTCACGTGGATATGCGTGCCCAAAGCCCAAAGAATGGTCTGCGCGATCCAGGCATAGGCCTGAGAGAACATATGAGCCTGTATCAACGTAAAGTGCTCACCTACGCCGATATCAAAGGACTCACACCAACCCAAGATAAACGTGAACCGACCAGAGAGATCCAACTACACCTCACCGGAAACATGAGCCGCTACATGTGGTCGATAAACGGCATCAAGTTTGCCGATGCAGCCCCACTGGAGCTTAAGTTTGGTGAACGGGTTCGAATAGTCTTAGTCAATGACACCATGATGACTCATCCCATGCATCTACATGGTATGTGGAGTGAATTAGAGACGGGGGATCCAGATTTTATCCCACGTAAACATACTGTGATAGTACAACCGGGATCGACCATCAGTTACCTCGTTACAGCCGACGCGATGGGAGGCTGGGCCTATCACTGCCATTTGCTGTTTCATATGGCAGGTATGTTCAGAAAAATCATTGTTACATAA
- a CDS encoding DUF411 domain-containing protein: MLSIISAKIKFTSILITLTLFVAGTIVYVFSPKTLASNTKAEITSFIPSLDVYKNPKCGCCNKWINYINRHGFDAKAHDSKHLANIKQASGIAINLRSCHTAISSEGYVFEGHIPAKYLHQFLDNTPSGSIGLAVPTMPVGSPGMEYGDKFRPYKVLLLNSDGSSQVYAEVKALAGATL, encoded by the coding sequence ATGCTTTCAATAATTAGCGCTAAAATAAAATTTACCTCAATTCTAATCACATTGACGTTATTCGTTGCTGGTACAATTGTTTATGTCTTCTCCCCTAAGACATTAGCCAGTAATACCAAAGCGGAAATAACCTCATTCATTCCATCATTGGACGTCTATAAAAATCCCAAATGTGGCTGCTGCAATAAATGGATCAACTACATAAACCGGCATGGATTCGATGCCAAGGCACACGACAGCAAGCATCTGGCTAACATCAAACAGGCCAGTGGCATAGCCATAAACCTTAGATCCTGTCATACCGCAATATCCTCGGAAGGCTATGTATTCGAAGGTCATATCCCAGCCAAATACCTGCATCAATTTTTAGACAATACTCCTTCAGGATCAATAGGTTTAGCTGTTCCCACTATGCCAGTCGGCAGTCCGGGAATGGAATACGGAGACAAATTTAGACCCTATAAGGTGTTATTACTCAACAGCGATGGATCGAGTCAGGTCTACGCCGAAGTCAAGGCATTAGCAGGAGCAACTTTATGA
- a CDS encoding helix-turn-helix domain-containing protein yields MDIGKVAKISGLPASTLRFYEEKGLIRASGRNGLRRVYHSSVIERLALISLGQNAGFSLEEIGEMFTSEGPTINRSQLLTKADELDKKIEDLIAMREGLRHAAACKFPNQLDCPKFLRILRIAGKNRSRQSNILKR; encoded by the coding sequence ATGGATATTGGAAAAGTGGCTAAAATCTCTGGGCTACCCGCCTCAACGTTAAGGTTTTATGAAGAGAAAGGCCTGATTCGTGCCAGCGGTAGAAATGGATTGCGAAGAGTTTATCACTCAAGTGTTATAGAACGGCTCGCATTAATATCTTTAGGGCAAAATGCGGGTTTCTCACTCGAAGAGATAGGCGAGATGTTTACCTCTGAAGGGCCGACAATTAATCGAAGCCAACTGTTAACGAAGGCGGATGAGTTAGATAAAAAGATTGAAGACTTGATCGCCATGCGTGAAGGCCTGCGTCACGCTGCTGCTTGCAAATTTCCCAACCAATTAGACTGTCCCAAATTTCTTCGTATTCTGCGCATTGCGGGTAAAAACCGTTCGAGACAATCAAATATATTAAAGAGGTAA
- a CDS encoding 2-oxoacid:acceptor oxidoreductase family protein, translating into MSSSEQKICNNNKQECTSTQYPGLDTVIHGNGAVAHVMNYVCGGVIGYPITPSTEISEIYEEFRAQGGCNLWDQHPFFFEPEGEHSAQSGALAAALTGGKYISNASSSQGILYALESHYVTVGKKTAGFVLHVAARSVSRHSLNVMAGHDDVYALLSAGYTTLFASNAQEAADMAAISYKVSAQSLIPVANVMDGFATSHIQSKVQLPEPELLKHFLGNPSDRIPAPTEAQRLLYGAKGRVWQLGLFIEQNQDEFWPEKLTELQAYLEQHSEQVEIDSSGELIGATKEWVPTELKNKWRRAWLNAYEKDTRQRVPALVDTHNPGLTGGVQNQPDYQAGIVDHHTHFLSDVPQFIEQAMTEYAALSGRHYEPVMGFMCEDAEHVVIGLGSVTDDAEAVASYLRGQGKKVGVLSIKQLYPFPEAKLIEKLVGKKSVTVLERCDETRLTASVSRSLMKAAENADQVRHPGIMPLKKLPQLSTGIFGLGGHDLQPSHLIAVFDNMYAKAPKPFFYVGTTFFDKEATGELERVQNRLRQAYPGTELMALEVGENPNLLPDSAIRIRFHSVGGYGTIATGKLLTDILSGALGLHSKSMPKYGSEKSGAPTNFFITLSPDPIKLTNAELQQVEVVLSPDHKVFMHTNPLSGLQKNGTFILQTQHSPEQVWQEIPASARLYIRDNNIHFYIVDAFEVARKHAPTPDLEIRMMGIAFIGALSGHADQVTGDTDPKQMLERIEKQINKKFGAKGEKIVAGNMAVINDGIEATQAVNYADFSDDIPAAPASSCSKKQSQSQASCGLFDQSYFNNIAGQKYIDGTIGDAPVIPGSGMFIPPSSAITKDKGLFRLNVPKFNPDACTGCMECTIACPDGAIPNGIYELHDLLSYALNKLEIPPVQLEQTKSQLQPICDGIRHSYRNLAKGETPSLPQIVARVVDKMAFTGPAMKHIASMCVVLETIPMSFTKPFFDAMENDISGSGGLFSLAVDPSKCTGCMECVDVCGPKALEKSRQTTELSNEIQQHFDTLAELPNTPIRFLEQATKNPGEAKRLLLDRNNYYAMSSGHGACRGCGEVTALRLVTSINRALQQQRYKAHITQLEELIEQLETKQVCLLDENLSDSSDPQRLARIKQTIALLDKRLYLFEQGPTGKGPSDALIANATGCSSVYASTFPSNPYQDPWINSLFQDTPAIAKGLFEGEVVNQLAQIKAVRSAKLDINDQYDPQVHDKQLRYLEWTGLSDSELALLPTVFSIGGDGATYDIGFGALSRLLTTSTPVKVLVLNTGSYSNTGGQASTSSFTGQDSDLSRVGQAHSGKQEVRKELGIIASFHPKVMVIQTSTALQGHFMSSLIEYINYQDAPALLDVYTPCMGEHGIADDASTRHSRLAVESRMNPVFIHDPRKGETLAERFSLDGNPEGDQDWATQTITYVDNDGMTQLKQMPFTPADFALFEGRFKKQFKAVSANDDVIEVAEYLKLSKTERAGKTPVIWTTDKQQHLIQLGIVDSLVALCEERLRNWRMLQYLSGQHMKQVELSYQQQLKQWRQRYEQAMEDKELTIDNMANGLAELAMAAGSFASNNLDPKSRIAVTQIDNSTSTAQAAAGNLPIVVINEDEKADCNDCKSCYQQVGELFQKTTIIHNGEAKVVAQVIPGAVDSVTLTDDLVRRAARIVDECDAEIIHFNAPAKVGA; encoded by the coding sequence ATGTCTTCATCTGAGCAAAAGATCTGTAACAATAACAAACAAGAATGCACCTCTACACAATACCCAGGTTTAGATACCGTCATCCATGGAAATGGCGCGGTAGCCCACGTAATGAATTATGTTTGTGGCGGTGTGATTGGCTACCCCATTACACCATCGACAGAAATATCGGAAATCTATGAAGAGTTCCGCGCCCAAGGTGGTTGTAACCTTTGGGATCAACACCCTTTCTTCTTCGAGCCAGAAGGTGAGCACTCTGCACAAAGTGGTGCATTGGCCGCAGCCTTGACAGGGGGTAAGTACATCTCTAACGCTTCATCAAGCCAAGGTATTCTCTACGCATTAGAGTCCCACTATGTCACTGTTGGTAAGAAAACCGCAGGATTTGTGCTACATGTTGCAGCCCGCTCGGTTTCTCGCCACTCGCTAAACGTGATGGCAGGTCATGATGATGTTTACGCTCTACTTTCAGCAGGCTACACCACACTATTTGCCAGTAACGCCCAAGAAGCGGCTGATATGGCGGCTATCTCCTATAAAGTGAGCGCACAATCGCTTATCCCTGTGGCGAATGTTATGGATGGCTTTGCCACCAGCCACATTCAAAGCAAGGTACAACTTCCTGAGCCTGAGCTACTTAAGCACTTTCTTGGCAATCCAAGCGATCGCATTCCAGCCCCCACAGAAGCCCAACGCCTACTTTATGGTGCCAAGGGACGAGTATGGCAGCTAGGCCTCTTTATCGAGCAGAACCAAGATGAGTTCTGGCCAGAGAAGCTCACAGAACTGCAAGCGTACCTTGAACAGCACAGTGAGCAAGTCGAGATTGACAGCAGCGGCGAGCTAATTGGAGCAACAAAAGAGTGGGTTCCAACTGAGCTGAAAAACAAGTGGCGCCGCGCCTGGTTGAATGCCTATGAGAAAGACACTCGCCAACGCGTGCCGGCACTGGTTGATACCCACAACCCAGGATTAACCGGTGGCGTGCAAAACCAGCCTGATTATCAAGCGGGCATTGTCGACCATCACACTCACTTTTTAAGCGATGTACCCCAGTTTATCGAACAAGCTATGACTGAATACGCCGCGCTTTCAGGCCGTCACTATGAGCCAGTTATGGGCTTTATGTGTGAAGATGCCGAGCACGTCGTCATCGGGCTAGGCTCAGTCACCGATGACGCCGAAGCCGTTGCTAGTTACCTGCGCGGCCAAGGTAAAAAAGTCGGTGTACTCTCTATTAAGCAGCTCTATCCATTCCCTGAAGCAAAACTCATTGAAAAGCTTGTGGGCAAAAAATCGGTTACTGTGCTTGAGCGCTGTGATGAAACAAGATTGACTGCCAGCGTGTCACGCTCACTCATGAAAGCCGCTGAAAACGCCGACCAAGTACGTCACCCTGGTATTATGCCGCTGAAAAAGTTACCTCAACTAAGCACTGGTATCTTCGGCCTAGGTGGCCACGATCTGCAGCCATCTCACCTTATTGCTGTATTTGATAACATGTACGCCAAGGCGCCCAAGCCGTTTTTCTATGTGGGTACCACCTTCTTCGATAAAGAGGCTACAGGTGAATTAGAGCGGGTACAAAACCGCCTTCGTCAAGCTTATCCAGGCACAGAGCTGATGGCATTAGAGGTGGGTGAAAATCCAAATCTTCTTCCCGACAGCGCCATACGTATCCGTTTCCACTCTGTCGGTGGTTACGGCACTATTGCCACGGGTAAACTGCTTACCGATATTCTCTCTGGCGCACTGGGCTTACACTCTAAGTCGATGCCTAAATATGGTTCAGAAAAAAGTGGCGCCCCGACTAACTTTTTTATCACTTTATCACCGGATCCAATCAAGCTAACCAACGCCGAGCTACAGCAGGTTGAAGTGGTATTGTCACCGGATCATAAGGTGTTTATGCATACCAATCCGCTATCTGGTCTGCAAAAAAATGGTACCTTTATTCTACAAACCCAGCACAGCCCTGAGCAGGTATGGCAGGAGATCCCTGCCAGTGCCCGTCTGTATATTCGTGACAACAACATCCACTTCTACATTGTCGATGCGTTTGAGGTAGCACGTAAGCACGCGCCGACACCGGATCTCGAGATCCGCATGATGGGGATCGCCTTTATTGGCGCGTTATCGGGTCATGCGGATCAGGTCACTGGCGACACTGACCCTAAGCAGATGCTTGAGCGTATCGAGAAACAGATCAACAAGAAATTTGGCGCTAAAGGAGAGAAGATTGTTGCCGGTAACATGGCGGTGATCAATGATGGTATCGAAGCGACTCAAGCGGTTAACTATGCTGATTTTAGTGATGATATCCCAGCGGCACCTGCAAGTTCATGTAGCAAAAAACAGTCTCAAAGTCAGGCAAGCTGTGGTCTGTTCGATCAAAGCTATTTCAATAATATCGCGGGTCAAAAATATATCGACGGCACTATCGGTGATGCACCAGTGATCCCAGGATCTGGTATGTTTATCCCGCCTTCGAGCGCGATCACCAAAGATAAAGGACTGTTTCGCCTCAACGTGCCTAAGTTTAATCCGGACGCCTGTACTGGTTGTATGGAATGTACTATCGCCTGCCCCGATGGCGCGATCCCCAACGGAATTTACGAGTTACACGATCTACTCAGCTATGCCCTCAACAAGCTTGAGATCCCACCTGTTCAGCTAGAGCAGACTAAATCTCAGTTACAGCCCATTTGCGATGGTATTCGTCATAGCTATCGTAACCTTGCTAAAGGTGAGACACCCTCGCTGCCGCAAATCGTGGCACGGGTGGTCGATAAAATGGCCTTTACCGGTCCAGCAATGAAGCATATCGCCAGTATGTGCGTGGTACTTGAAACCATCCCTATGAGCTTTACTAAGCCATTTTTCGACGCGATGGAAAATGATATTTCAGGTTCAGGCGGGTTATTTAGTCTGGCGGTAGATCCAAGCAAGTGTACAGGCTGTATGGAATGTGTCGATGTTTGTGGTCCTAAGGCCCTTGAAAAATCGCGCCAAACCACTGAACTTAGCAATGAGATCCAACAACATTTCGATACCTTGGCCGAGCTACCCAATACGCCTATTCGGTTCCTTGAACAAGCCACCAAAAATCCAGGTGAAGCTAAGCGCCTACTACTGGATCGCAACAACTACTACGCCATGAGCTCAGGCCATGGTGCCTGTCGTGGTTGTGGTGAGGTCACTGCACTTAGACTCGTGACTTCGATTAACCGTGCCCTACAGCAACAGCGCTACAAGGCACATATAACTCAACTAGAGGAATTAATCGAGCAGCTAGAAACTAAGCAGGTTTGCCTTCTTGACGAAAACCTTTCAGATAGCAGCGATCCACAGCGCTTAGCCCGTATCAAACAAACCATTGCTCTGCTAGATAAGCGATTATATCTATTTGAGCAAGGTCCAACGGGCAAGGGGCCATCGGATGCATTGATCGCTAACGCCACAGGTTGTAGTAGTGTTTATGCGTCGACCTTCCCATCGAATCCATATCAAGATCCTTGGATAAACAGCCTATTCCAAGATACGCCAGCTATCGCAAAAGGCTTGTTCGAAGGGGAAGTGGTCAACCAACTGGCACAAATTAAAGCGGTTCGAAGTGCCAAGCTAGATATTAATGACCAATACGATCCACAGGTGCACGATAAGCAGCTTCGCTACCTTGAGTGGACAGGTCTTAGTGACAGCGAGCTTGCGCTACTGCCCACAGTATTTAGCATCGGGGGCGATGGTGCCACCTACGATATCGGTTTTGGTGCCTTATCCCGCCTACTGACTACATCGACGCCAGTTAAAGTACTGGTACTTAACACGGGCAGTTACTCTAATACTGGGGGTCAGGCTTCAACCTCAAGCTTCACCGGACAGGACTCAGACTTGAGCCGTGTTGGTCAGGCGCACAGTGGTAAGCAGGAGGTGCGTAAAGAGCTAGGTATTATTGCGAGTTTCCACCCTAAGGTGATGGTGATTCAAACCTCTACTGCACTACAAGGCCACTTTATGTCGAGCCTGATAGAGTATATTAACTATCAAGATGCCCCTGCACTGCTTGATGTTTACACCCCATGTATGGGTGAGCATGGTATCGCCGATGATGCCAGCACTCGTCACTCTCGCTTAGCCGTTGAGAGCCGTATGAACCCTGTGTTTATCCACGATCCACGCAAGGGTGAAACCTTAGCCGAGCGCTTCTCGCTGGACGGAAACCCTGAAGGCGATCAAGACTGGGCAACCCAGACCATCACTTATGTCGATAACGACGGTATGACCCAACTTAAGCAAATGCCATTTACCCCCGCCGACTTTGCCCTATTTGAGGGACGTTTCAAGAAGCAGTTTAAGGCCGTCAGTGCCAATGATGATGTCATCGAAGTGGCTGAGTACCTCAAGCTAAGCAAAACTGAACGCGCGGGTAAAACCCCGGTGATCTGGACAACAGATAAGCAGCAACACCTTATCCAGCTGGGTATCGTCGATTCTCTTGTCGCCCTTTGTGAAGAGCGCCTGCGTAACTGGAGGATGCTGCAATACCTAAGTGGTCAGCATATGAAGCAAGTTGAGCTTAGCTACCAACAGCAACTTAAGCAGTGGCGTCAGCGCTACGAGCAAGCGATGGAAGACAAAGAGCTCACTATCGACAACATGGCCAATGGCCTCGCTGAACTTGCGATGGCGGCAGGATCTTTTGCCTCTAACAATCTTGATCCTAAGAGTCGTATTGCGGTGACTCAGATAGATAACAGCACAAGTACAGCACAAGCTGCAGCTGGCAATCTGCCTATTGTGGTGATCAACGAAGATGAAAAAGCTGACTGTAACGATTGCAAGTCTTGCTACCAACAGGTGGGCGAACTGTTCCAAAAAACCACCATTATTCATAACGGTGAAGCTAAAGTAGTTGCTCAGGTGATCCCTGGTGCTGTCGACAGTGTCACGCTAACGGATGATCTAGTTCGCCGAGCGGCCCGAATAGTCGATGAATGCGACGCTGAGATCATCCACTTTAACGCACCAGCTAAGGTAGGAGCATAG